One part of the Oceanihabitans sp. IOP_32 genome encodes these proteins:
- a CDS encoding efflux RND transporter permease subunit, whose amino-acid sequence MLNKSIKFLIENKLVAVLLLALFIAWGVVNAPFEWNTGSLPRDPVAVDAIPDIGENQQIVFTKWDGRSPQDIEDQITYPLTTSLLGIPGVKTIRSSSMFGFSSIYIIFEEDIEFYWSRSRILEKLNSLPAGLLPEGVNPALGPDATGLGQIYWYTLEGRDKDGNVTGGWDLQELRSIQDFYVKYALSSASGVSEVASIGGYVLEYQVDVNPELMRQYNIGLSEVVKAVKQSNKDVGAQTLEINQAEYLIRGLGYIKKLSDLENAVVTSKDFTSIRIKDIAKVTHGPATRRGLLDKEGAEVVGGVVVARYGANPMEVINNVKEKINELSSGLPSKTLSDGRTSQLTIVPFYDRTELIQETLGTLDEALTLEILITIFVIIIMVFNLRASVLISGLLPVAVLMVFISMKLFNVDANIVALSGIAIAIGTMVDVGVILSENVLRHIDENEEKLPMNTVVYNATAEVSGAILTAVMTTIISFIPVFTMIGAEGKLFRPLAFTKTAALTASLIVALFLIPPFAAYLFKKRNLKTSVSYMLNGALIVFGVLSLILGYPLGLILVAFGVVGFLSLKEKITSKRANIINIFVSAFAIIFLLAEYWRPLGVDRSILINLIFVGLICFGLLGVFTLFRNYYVRILNWALRNKLLFLSIPTAIVIFGVMIMRNTGKEFMPSLNEGSFLLMPTSMPHAGVEENKRVLQQLDMAVASIPEIETVVGKSGRTESALDPAPLSMYENVIQYKSEYILNENRKRQRFKVNEDGLFVLKDGSLVTNPNSEIEVEDDDYKASKITDPFSVTSSQLIPDDDGEYFRNWRPEIESPDDIWKEIVRVTKLPGVTSAPKLQPIETRLVMLQTGMRAPMGIKVKGQDLKEIEAFGVQLEDILKQAEGVKDEAVFADRIVGKPYLLIDIDRERLARYGITIEQVQQVIQVSVGGMVLSQTVEGRERYGIRVRYPRELRANPNDLKDIYVPVEKGSPVPLSELATIRYEQGPQVIKSEDTFLVGYVLFDKLDGFAEVDVVENAQALIQEKIDNGELTVPKGINYQFTGTYENQLRAEKTLSVVVPLALAIIFLILYFQFRSVGTSLMVFTGIAVAFAGGFLMIWFYGQDWFLNFSFFGENLRDLFQMHTINLSVAVWVGFIALFGIATDDGVVMATYLTQTFDKNKPKDRKSIRASVVEAGEKRIRPCLMTTATTILALLPVLTSTGRGSDIMIPMAIPSFGGMLIALITLFVVPVLFSWKEEFQLKRATK is encoded by the coding sequence ATGCTGAATAAAAGCATCAAATTTTTAATCGAGAACAAGCTAGTAGCCGTTCTACTACTTGCACTTTTTATTGCTTGGGGAGTCGTAAACGCCCCGTTTGAATGGAATACAGGCTCACTTCCTCGAGACCCTGTTGCCGTAGATGCCATACCAGATATTGGCGAAAACCAACAAATTGTATTTACTAAATGGGATGGTCGTTCCCCTCAAGATATTGAGGATCAAATTACTTATCCTCTAACCACATCGCTTCTTGGTATTCCGGGGGTTAAAACAATACGTAGTTCATCTATGTTCGGGTTTTCGAGCATTTATATCATTTTCGAAGAAGATATTGAATTTTATTGGAGCAGAAGCCGAATACTTGAAAAATTAAACTCATTACCAGCCGGACTTCTACCAGAAGGCGTTAATCCAGCTCTAGGTCCCGATGCCACAGGATTAGGGCAAATATATTGGTACACCCTTGAGGGACGTGATAAAGATGGTAATGTTACAGGTGGATGGGATTTACAAGAATTAAGAAGCATTCAAGACTTCTACGTGAAATATGCGTTGTCATCTGCGAGTGGCGTTTCAGAAGTGGCTTCCATCGGCGGATATGTTTTGGAATATCAAGTGGATGTTAATCCCGAATTAATGCGGCAATACAACATAGGCTTGAGTGAGGTTGTAAAAGCAGTAAAACAAAGCAACAAAGATGTTGGTGCACAAACGCTTGAAATCAACCAAGCTGAATACCTTATAAGAGGATTGGGTTATATTAAGAAACTATCTGATTTAGAAAACGCGGTAGTTACTTCAAAAGATTTTACATCCATCCGTATAAAGGATATTGCGAAAGTAACACACGGTCCTGCTACAAGAAGAGGCTTATTGGACAAGGAAGGAGCCGAGGTTGTTGGTGGTGTTGTAGTGGCTCGTTATGGGGCCAATCCTATGGAAGTCATCAACAATGTTAAAGAAAAAATAAACGAGTTAAGTTCTGGGCTTCCATCAAAAACATTAAGCGATGGGAGGACTTCGCAATTAACCATCGTACCCTTTTATGATAGAACAGAACTCATTCAGGAAACCTTGGGGACACTTGATGAAGCCCTTACATTAGAAATTTTAATTACCATTTTCGTGATTATTATAATGGTATTTAATTTAAGGGCCTCGGTATTGATTTCAGGATTATTACCTGTTGCGGTTTTGATGGTCTTTATTTCTATGAAACTGTTCAATGTCGATGCCAATATCGTGGCCTTATCCGGTATTGCAATTGCTATTGGTACAATGGTGGATGTGGGTGTTATCCTTTCAGAAAATGTGCTGCGGCATATTGATGAAAATGAAGAAAAGCTACCTATGAATACGGTAGTTTATAATGCGACTGCCGAAGTTTCTGGCGCCATCTTAACGGCAGTAATGACCACTATTATTAGTTTCATTCCTGTATTTACTATGATTGGTGCAGAAGGGAAATTGTTTAGGCCATTGGCATTTACAAAAACGGCAGCACTCACCGCATCTCTTATTGTTGCCCTATTTTTAATTCCACCATTTGCGGCCTATTTATTTAAAAAGAGAAATTTAAAAACTTCTGTTAGTTATATGCTAAATGGAGCATTGATTGTTTTTGGCGTTTTATCTTTAATTTTAGGCTATCCGCTTGGATTAATATTAGTTGCATTTGGCGTTGTTGGCTTCCTTTCACTAAAGGAAAAGATTACGTCAAAACGCGCCAACATCATCAATATATTTGTTTCGGCTTTTGCTATCATATTCCTATTGGCGGAATATTGGAGACCACTGGGAGTAGATAGAAGTATCCTTATAAACTTAATCTTCGTTGGTCTTATCTGTTTTGGTCTTTTGGGTGTATTTACACTTTTTAGAAATTATTATGTTCGAATTTTAAATTGGGCATTGCGTAATAAGCTGTTATTTCTTTCGATACCAACTGCCATTGTAATTTTTGGAGTGATGATTATGCGTAATACTGGTAAAGAGTTTATGCCTTCACTCAATGAGGGTTCATTCCTGTTAATGCCCACTTCAATGCCACACGCAGGTGTGGAGGAAAATAAACGCGTCCTACAGCAACTCGATATGGCCGTTGCGAGCATTCCAGAAATTGAAACTGTAGTCGGTAAATCTGGGCGTACAGAATCAGCATTAGACCCTGCACCGTTATCGATGTATGAGAATGTTATTCAATATAAATCTGAATATATTTTAAATGAAAATCGCAAAAGACAACGCTTTAAGGTAAACGAAGACGGCTTATTTGTTTTAAAGGATGGCAGTTTAGTAACCAACCCTAATAGCGAAATTGAAGTAGAAGATGATGACTATAAAGCCTCAAAAATTACAGACCCATTCTCTGTGACAAGTTCACAGCTCATTCCAGATGACGATGGAGAGTACTTTAGAAATTGGCGACCTGAAATTGAATCGCCAGACGATATTTGGAAAGAAATCGTAAGGGTTACAAAGCTTCCAGGTGTTACTTCTGCACCCAAGCTACAGCCCATAGAAACACGCTTGGTGATGCTACAGACTGGTATGCGAGCACCTATGGGGATTAAGGTAAAAGGACAGGATTTAAAAGAAATTGAGGCGTTTGGGGTACAATTGGAAGATATCTTAAAACAAGCAGAGGGTGTAAAGGATGAAGCAGTTTTTGCCGACCGTATTGTGGGGAAACCCTACCTACTTATTGATATTGACAGAGAACGACTTGCGCGCTATGGTATAACCATAGAACAGGTACAGCAAGTTATCCAGGTCTCTGTAGGTGGTATGGTGCTCTCGCAAACGGTAGAAGGAAGAGAACGCTACGGCATTCGTGTGCGCTATCCCAGAGAATTACGTGCAAATCCAAATGACTTAAAAGACATTTATGTTCCAGTAGAAAAAGGGAGTCCGGTTCCGTTAAGTGAGTTGGCTACTATAAGATACGAACAAGGGCCGCAGGTCATTAAAAGTGAGGATACTTTTTTAGTTGGCTATGTACTTTTTGATAAATTAGATGGTTTCGCCGAAGTAGATGTGGTGGAAAATGCCCAAGCCCTTATTCAAGAAAAAATTGACAATGGCGAATTGACCGTTCCAAAGGGTATCAATTATCAATTTACGGGAACGTATGAAAATCAGTTACGAGCAGAAAAAACATTGAGCGTGGTAGTACCTCTGGCTTTGGCTATTATTTTTCTAATCCTATATTTCCAGTTCCGTTCTGTTGGAACGTCATTAATGGTCTTTACTGGAATTGCTGTCGCCTTTGCGGGAGGTTTTTTAATGATATGGTTCTACGGCCAAGATTGGTTCTTAAACTTCAGCTTTTTCGGAGAAAATTTACGAGACCTCTTTCAAATGCACACCATTAATTTAAGTGTCGCTGTATGGGTTGGTTTTATTGCTCTATTCGGTATTGCTACCGATGATGGCGTAGTAATGGCTACCTACCTTACGCAAACCTTTGACAAAAACAAACCTAAAGATAGAAAAAGCATTAGGGCATCCGTAGTTGAGGCAGGAGAAAAACGTATCCGTCCGTGTTTAATGACAACGGCGACAACTATTCTTGCTTTGTTGCCTGTATTAACATCAACAGGTCGAGGGAGTGATATAATGATTCCAATGGCTATTCCTTCTTTTGGTGGGATGTTAATTGCACTTATAACCCTATTTGTTGTGCCAGTTTTATTTAGCTGGAAAGAAGAATTTCAATTAAAACGAGCTACAAAATGA
- a CDS encoding TolC family protein — protein MRYIILIALVFFAFAEVNAQDLASYIQEAEKNNPEIQAFELRYNIAEEKVNEVNSLPNTEFNFGVMAIAPEMDMPMEQFSASVMQMLPWFGTISARENYASSIAEAQYVDIAIAKRKLSLSVSQSYYKLYAIRAKQLILDENIELLQTYERLALTSLEVGKASAVDVLRLQIRQNELVQQKEVLEQGFQAEQTLFNNLLNREENMSVDVVEEMMIPDVDPLVLNENLQINPELIKYDKLYESVEQSELLNQKESGPMVGFGVQYINQENSPMITSSFKDMVMPMLSISIPIFNNKYKSVTRQNELKQLEIKFQKEDRLNKLETLLAQGLYNRNATRIKFNVQTDNLKQAIDAEEILMKNYETGAIDFNDVLDVQELQLKFQINLIDSIKEYFTEYALINYLTR, from the coding sequence ATGAGATATATAATTTTAATAGCACTTGTTTTTTTCGCTTTCGCGGAAGTAAATGCACAAGATTTAGCATCCTATATTCAGGAAGCTGAAAAGAACAATCCAGAAATCCAAGCTTTTGAATTGCGGTACAATATCGCCGAAGAAAAAGTAAATGAAGTTAACAGCTTACCAAATACTGAATTTAATTTTGGCGTTATGGCTATAGCTCCTGAAATGGATATGCCTATGGAGCAATTTAGTGCCTCTGTAATGCAAATGTTACCGTGGTTCGGGACCATTTCAGCAAGGGAAAATTATGCATCATCTATAGCAGAAGCGCAATATGTTGATATAGCAATTGCGAAAAGAAAACTTTCATTGTCAGTATCCCAGTCATATTATAAACTTTATGCCATACGTGCAAAACAGCTTATTCTGGATGAAAACATTGAACTTTTACAAACCTATGAACGCCTAGCATTAACTTCATTGGAAGTTGGTAAAGCATCAGCTGTTGATGTACTTCGCCTTCAAATAAGGCAAAACGAATTAGTTCAACAAAAGGAAGTGCTAGAACAGGGTTTTCAGGCAGAACAGACGCTGTTCAATAACCTTTTGAATCGTGAAGAAAATATGTCGGTGGATGTTGTGGAAGAAATGATGATTCCGGACGTTGACCCTCTGGTTTTAAATGAGAACCTTCAAATAAACCCGGAACTTATTAAATATGATAAGTTATATGAATCTGTTGAGCAGTCAGAGCTGTTAAACCAAAAGGAAAGTGGTCCTATGGTAGGGTTTGGAGTGCAGTATATTAACCAAGAAAATAGTCCAATGATAACTAGCTCTTTTAAAGATATGGTTATGCCTATGCTTTCTATTTCTATTCCCATTTTTAATAATAAATATAAGTCTGTGACAAGACAAAATGAGTTGAAACAACTAGAAATAAAATTTCAAAAAGAGGATAGGTTGAATAAGTTAGAAACACTTTTGGCGCAAGGGCTTTATAATAGAAATGCGACAAGAATTAAGTTCAATGTACAAACCGATAATTTGAAACAGGCCATTGATGCCGAGGAAATTCTTATGAAAAACTACGAAACTGGAGCTATAGATTTTAATGATGTGTTAGATGTACAGGAATTGCAGTTAAAGTTTCAAATCAATTTAATCGATTCCATTAAAGAGTATTTTACAGAATATGCTTTAATAAATTATTTAACAAGATAA